A window from Terriglobales bacterium encodes these proteins:
- the nusB gene encoding transcription antitermination factor NusB — MGTRRKSRELALQMLFQADMAHQNFGDVCQSFWAERDSVSDDVRSFAEDLFRVALERGPEIDKLIEQHAQHWRMDRMAAVDRNILRAGVAELLGFPVTPKAVVINEALEIARKFSSPESVQFVNGVLDSVARDLENSGVAPSRS; from the coding sequence ATGGGTACACGGCGAAAATCACGCGAACTGGCGCTGCAGATGCTCTTTCAGGCCGACATGGCCCACCAGAATTTTGGTGATGTTTGCCAGAGTTTCTGGGCGGAGCGAGACAGCGTGTCAGACGATGTCCGCAGTTTCGCCGAAGATCTGTTTCGAGTTGCACTGGAGCGCGGGCCAGAGATTGACAAATTGATCGAACAACACGCACAGCATTGGCGGATGGACCGCATGGCTGCGGTTGACCGCAACATCCTAAGGGCTGGAGTGGCAGAGCTTTTAGGGTTCCCGGTTACGCCCAAGGCAGTGGTGATCAATGAAGCGCTGGAAATCGCGCGAAAGTTTTCTAGCCCGGAGTCAGTACAATTCGTCAACGGCGTACTCGACAGCGTCGCTCGCGACCTGGAGAACAGTGGAGTCGCGCCGTCGCGGAGTTGA
- a CDS encoding acetyl-CoA C-acetyltransferase, producing the protein MLKPSDVAIVSGARTPMGRYGGKLRDFTAMDLAAIASKCAIQRAGLEPGEFDHAVFGNAQQTSGDALYGARHVSLKAGLPIETPALTVNRLCGSGMQAIVNAAQMIQLGEAKMVLAGGMESMSQAPHVIRGARWGLGLGEGKLEDSLMVALLDTYCGLYMANTAELYAEEQGITREMQDEFALRSQQRADAAHKTGRLQEEIVAVQLLDKRGQPTGESFNEDDHRRPQTTMEGLAKLKPAFGKSGSVTAGNASGIVDGGAAVVVMPLEAAQKRGLKPLGRIVSWGIAGVEPKIMGRGPVPASRIALEKAGLKLDDVDLVEVNEAFAAQYLSVEKELGLDREKVNVNGGAIALGHPLGATGTRLIITLLYELRRRKKKYGLATACIGGGQGIAMIVESLQV; encoded by the coding sequence ATGTTGAAGCCATCCGATGTCGCAATTGTGAGTGGGGCGCGCACGCCCATGGGCCGATATGGCGGCAAATTGCGCGACTTCACTGCCATGGACCTGGCCGCCATTGCGTCGAAGTGCGCGATACAGCGTGCTGGGCTCGAGCCCGGCGAATTTGATCATGCGGTTTTCGGTAATGCGCAGCAGACCTCCGGCGATGCGCTCTATGGCGCGCGCCACGTTTCACTTAAAGCTGGCCTGCCGATTGAGACGCCGGCGCTCACCGTGAACCGGTTGTGCGGGTCGGGCATGCAGGCGATCGTCAATGCGGCGCAGATGATCCAACTGGGCGAGGCCAAGATGGTGCTCGCCGGTGGGATGGAATCAATGTCGCAGGCGCCGCACGTGATCCGCGGCGCGCGTTGGGGCCTGGGACTAGGCGAGGGCAAGCTCGAAGACTCGCTCATGGTGGCGCTGCTCGATACTTATTGCGGCCTGTACATGGCCAACACCGCCGAGCTTTACGCTGAGGAGCAGGGAATTACTCGCGAGATGCAGGATGAATTTGCGCTGCGATCGCAGCAACGCGCCGACGCCGCCCACAAAACCGGACGGCTGCAGGAAGAGATCGTCGCAGTGCAGCTTCTCGATAAACGCGGCCAGCCTACGGGCGAGTCTTTCAATGAAGACGATCATCGGCGGCCGCAAACTACGATGGAAGGCCTGGCCAAACTGAAGCCGGCATTCGGGAAAAGCGGATCGGTGACTGCCGGCAATGCCAGCGGGATCGTCGATGGCGGAGCAGCCGTGGTAGTGATGCCGCTTGAAGCGGCACAGAAGCGCGGGCTCAAACCGCTAGGGCGCATTGTGAGCTGGGGGATTGCGGGCGTGGAACCGAAGATCATGGGGCGCGGGCCGGTGCCGGCGTCGCGGATTGCGCTCGAGAAGGCTGGGCTGAAGCTCGACGATGTTGATCTGGTTGAAGTAAATGAAGCCTTCGCCGCGCAGTATCTGTCAGTTGAGAAAGAGCTGGGCCTGGATCGCGAAAAGGTAAACGTGAATGGCGGCGCGATCGCTCTCGGACATCCACTGGGCGCGACCGGCACGCGGCTGATCATCACCTTGTTATATGAGCTGCGGCGGCGCAAGAAGAAATATGGGCTGGCGACCGCGTGCATCGGCGGCGGGCAAGGCATTGCGATGATCGTGGAGAGTTTACAAGTTTAA
- the rpsL gene encoding 30S ribosomal protein S12, with amino-acid sequence MPTFHQLVKAGRKRPRYKTASPALQACPQKRGVCTRVYTQTPKKPNSALRKVARVRLTNGIEVTTYIPGVGHNLQEHSIVLIRGGRVKDLPGVRYHVVRGTLDAVGVANRKQSRSKYGAKRPK; translated from the coding sequence GTGCCTACATTTCATCAACTGGTGAAGGCAGGGCGGAAAAGGCCGCGGTACAAGACGGCGAGCCCAGCGCTGCAGGCGTGTCCTCAAAAAAGAGGAGTATGCACGCGTGTGTATACCCAGACGCCTAAGAAGCCGAATTCGGCACTGCGCAAGGTGGCACGCGTAAGGCTGACCAACGGAATTGAGGTGACCACCTACATTCCTGGGGTCGGTCACAACTTGCAGGAGCACTCGATCGTACTAATTCGCGGTGGCCGCGTGAAAGACCTCCCCGGAGTGCGTTATCACGTGGTGCGTGGAACTCTGGATGCGGTGGGAGTGGCCAATCGCAAGCAAAGCCGCTCGAAATATGGAGCCAAGAGACCGAAATAA
- the rpsG gene encoding 30S ribosomal protein S7, which yields MPRKGHISKREVAADPVYGSPLVTKFVNSMMWQGKKSTAQGIFYESMTQLQEKGGSDALTLFKKAVENAKPLLEVKTRRVGGANYQVPVEVNADRRTSLAIRWLITYSRGRGEKGMIDKLTNELLDAANNRGAAIKKKEDVHRMAEANKAFAHYRW from the coding sequence ATGCCAAGAAAAGGACACATATCGAAGCGCGAGGTTGCCGCCGATCCGGTGTACGGATCGCCCCTGGTCACCAAGTTTGTGAACTCCATGATGTGGCAGGGAAAGAAGAGCACCGCGCAGGGGATCTTCTACGAGTCGATGACTCAGCTTCAGGAGAAGGGCGGGTCAGACGCGTTGACCTTGTTCAAGAAAGCCGTCGAGAACGCCAAGCCGCTGCTCGAGGTCAAGACCCGCCGCGTGGGTGGCGCGAACTACCAGGTGCCGGTGGAAGTGAACGCTGACCGGCGCACCTCACTGGCGATCCGTTGGCTGATTACGTACAGCCGCGGACGTGGTGAGAAGGGCATGATTGACAAGCTGACCAATGAGCTTCTCGATGCCGCGAACAACCGCGGTGCGGCCATCAAGAAGAAAGAAGACGTGCATCGCATGGCGGAAGCCAATAAAGCTTTCGCGCATTATCGTTGGTAA
- a CDS encoding enoyl-CoA hydratase-related protein: MSYENILFEKRNAIAYVTVNRPKVLNALNMATMEELRQAFHAIKQDREARVVIFTGTGEKAFIAGADIGELAKNDPIQAKEYTHRGQSVLNLIENCGKPVIACINGFALGGGCEIAMACTMRLASENAKLGQPEVKLGIIPGYGGTQRLPRLVGKGRAMQLVLAGEMIGAQEAQRMGLVNEVVAPAELIPRAEAIAQKIIANAPLAVQFAMEAVNKGMEMTLAEGLYLEATLFGLCCATEDKKEGTTAFLEKRAPQFKGK; this comes from the coding sequence ATGAGCTACGAAAATATTCTGTTCGAGAAAAGGAACGCAATTGCCTATGTCACCGTGAACCGGCCGAAGGTGCTCAACGCGCTGAACATGGCCACGATGGAAGAGCTGCGGCAGGCATTTCATGCCATCAAGCAGGACCGCGAGGCGCGGGTGGTAATTTTTACCGGCACGGGCGAGAAGGCGTTCATCGCCGGCGCTGACATTGGGGAGCTGGCGAAGAATGATCCCATTCAGGCGAAGGAGTACACGCATCGAGGGCAGTCGGTGTTGAACCTGATCGAGAACTGCGGCAAGCCGGTAATCGCCTGCATTAATGGATTCGCATTGGGCGGCGGTTGCGAAATTGCCATGGCCTGCACCATGCGTCTGGCCAGCGAGAATGCCAAGCTGGGCCAGCCGGAAGTGAAGCTCGGCATCATTCCCGGATACGGCGGCACTCAGCGCCTCCCACGGCTAGTAGGCAAGGGACGAGCGATGCAGCTGGTGCTTGCAGGCGAAATGATCGGCGCCCAGGAAGCGCAGCGCATGGGACTGGTGAATGAGGTGGTTGCGCCGGCCGAACTCATCCCGCGGGCTGAAGCTATTGCGCAAAAGATCATTGCCAACGCTCCGCTGGCCGTGCAGTTCGCGATGGAAGCGGTCAATAAGGGAATGGAGATGACCCTGGCCGAAGGGCTCTATCTTGAAGCAACGCTCTTTGGTCTTTGCTGCGCCACCGAAGACAAAAAAGAGGGGACAACGGCGTTTCTGGAGAAGCGCGCTCCGCAATTCAAGGGGAAGTGA
- a CDS encoding diguanylate cyclase, with protein sequence MLDLGRRPEKVDTAKRRERAEKFLQKGKTSAALEEYLAILQEDPDNDAIRQTAAELYASSNCPKEAAALLGDLFQRQAEAKDSAKAIVTYKKLVRFGSPTCEQSFRYGQFIEASNKKEALEAFEAALTGYGALHNSKKSLAVLEHIIALDPSGQNYWRAAELASELGDNARASQFFLKVGALEAQSGGKSSPWYERAFHADPASTAAAVAYGQSLIFESRAAEALEVLKPLATGGATATPEVKDLYGHALWYTGQLVQAEPVLWELFEQNSARMTEMVELIAAFLEAKQDGEAVALARKLEQHQRRKGNRREFIGLMKDVVEKFRPSSSELLEYLVELFNAANREHDYCETLIKLFDLYYAAGNFYKAGDCLDRAAEVDAYEPGHQKRLEMLRGKIDEQRLNAIATRFSVVNKAKEIQQQPAKRDEPDEPSMLQDLMLQAEILVQYGMRSKALERLERIQQLFPHEEERNEELQRLYMNVGLVPHYPDAPAGKAKAAAAAAAPAAATLPPAKPAENVSRSAAPQASIFETSAAGPRDDSEVKNLARVTEITRSLYQQANVKSVLTVAVNEIGTQWNTVRAIAGLRAPGKPPTLVLEYVAPGVNASELPERVKLMSALHDASILRGPMVVADSKNAPEMAEIKDVVKTLGGGSFLALPLLDGQEHVGVLILQAEDASAWRSSDVLVLRSLSEQIVLALHNARLRRLVRNLSVTDEKSGLLKRSSYIDVLLSEVKRATQQNSPTCLMLMEFGRGSSMVREFGQPAVETMMRQVGQIISTHIRQADVGVLYDLTTIALILADTPEKGAMMALDKLRKLLDDIHLPGRDTLPPISAGIAELVVRPQFDPCDIVTEAINRVEAALEGARSNAEKKVCALACAFDVSAVA encoded by the coding sequence ATGCTGGACCTCGGCCGCCGTCCCGAAAAAGTCGATACCGCGAAACGCCGCGAACGCGCTGAAAAATTCCTGCAAAAAGGGAAGACCAGCGCTGCGCTGGAGGAATATCTCGCGATTTTGCAAGAAGATCCAGACAATGACGCTATCCGCCAAACGGCCGCGGAGCTATACGCTTCCAGCAATTGTCCCAAGGAGGCGGCCGCGCTGCTGGGAGATTTATTCCAACGCCAGGCGGAAGCCAAAGACAGCGCTAAGGCAATTGTTACGTATAAGAAGCTGGTGCGCTTCGGCAGTCCGACCTGCGAACAGAGCTTCCGTTATGGGCAATTCATAGAAGCCAGTAATAAGAAGGAAGCATTAGAGGCCTTCGAGGCGGCGCTCACCGGATATGGCGCGCTGCACAACAGCAAGAAGTCGCTGGCCGTCCTGGAACACATAATCGCGCTTGATCCCTCCGGACAGAACTACTGGCGGGCCGCGGAATTAGCCTCCGAACTGGGAGACAACGCAAGAGCTAGCCAATTCTTTTTGAAAGTAGGAGCGCTGGAAGCGCAGTCCGGGGGAAAGAGCTCCCCCTGGTACGAACGTGCCTTCCATGCCGACCCGGCAAGCACCGCCGCGGCTGTGGCCTATGGACAAAGCCTCATCTTTGAAAGCCGCGCTGCTGAAGCCTTGGAAGTCCTCAAGCCACTGGCAACGGGAGGCGCCACTGCAACCCCGGAAGTGAAAGATCTTTACGGCCACGCGCTCTGGTACACCGGGCAATTAGTTCAAGCCGAGCCGGTGCTGTGGGAACTGTTCGAACAGAACTCCGCGCGGATGACGGAAATGGTCGAACTGATCGCCGCATTCCTGGAAGCCAAGCAGGATGGAGAGGCGGTAGCGCTGGCCCGCAAACTGGAACAGCACCAGCGTCGCAAAGGCAATCGGCGCGAGTTCATCGGCCTGATGAAGGATGTAGTTGAGAAGTTCCGGCCCAGCTCTTCGGAACTCTTGGAATATCTGGTTGAGCTTTTTAACGCCGCCAACCGCGAGCACGACTATTGCGAGACGCTGATTAAACTCTTCGATTTGTATTACGCCGCGGGGAACTTCTACAAAGCAGGGGACTGTTTAGATCGCGCCGCGGAAGTGGACGCGTATGAGCCCGGACATCAAAAGCGGCTGGAAATGCTGCGCGGAAAAATTGATGAGCAGAGACTCAATGCCATTGCCACTCGGTTCAGCGTAGTCAACAAAGCCAAAGAGATACAGCAACAGCCGGCCAAACGCGACGAACCTGATGAGCCCAGCATGCTGCAGGACCTAATGCTGCAGGCGGAAATACTGGTGCAGTATGGCATGCGCTCCAAAGCATTGGAGCGGCTGGAAAGAATTCAGCAACTGTTTCCGCATGAGGAAGAGCGCAACGAGGAACTGCAGCGTCTCTACATGAATGTTGGGCTGGTGCCCCATTATCCGGACGCCCCGGCGGGCAAAGCCAAGGCCGCGGCCGCTGCTGCAGCTCCGGCCGCCGCGACACTACCTCCGGCAAAACCGGCGGAGAACGTGTCAAGGTCTGCCGCGCCGCAAGCTTCGATCTTTGAAACCAGCGCTGCGGGGCCACGCGACGACTCCGAAGTAAAGAATCTTGCCCGCGTAACTGAGATCACCCGCAGTCTTTACCAGCAGGCGAACGTTAAATCCGTGCTGACGGTGGCGGTGAACGAAATTGGCACGCAGTGGAATACGGTGCGCGCCATTGCCGGCCTGCGCGCGCCCGGTAAGCCGCCAACCCTGGTGTTGGAGTATGTAGCTCCGGGGGTGAATGCCTCGGAACTGCCGGAGAGAGTGAAGTTAATGTCGGCGCTTCACGATGCTTCGATTTTGCGTGGGCCCATGGTTGTAGCAGATTCGAAAAACGCACCCGAGATGGCCGAGATTAAAGATGTGGTAAAGACGCTGGGCGGGGGATCATTCCTCGCACTGCCTCTTCTGGACGGCCAGGAGCATGTTGGTGTCCTGATTCTGCAGGCGGAAGATGCGTCCGCGTGGCGCTCCAGCGACGTTCTGGTGCTGCGCAGTTTGAGCGAACAGATTGTTCTGGCGCTGCACAATGCCCGGCTGCGCCGCCTGGTGCGTAATTTGTCGGTTACTGATGAGAAGTCGGGACTGCTCAAACGCTCCTCGTACATTGATGTGCTGCTCTCGGAAGTAAAGCGCGCCACACAACAGAATTCACCGACTTGCTTAATGCTGATGGAATTCGGGCGTGGATCGTCCATGGTGCGGGAGTTCGGACAGCCCGCGGTTGAAACCATGATGCGTCAGGTTGGACAGATCATTTCCACCCACATCCGGCAAGCGGACGTGGGTGTGCTCTACGACCTGACTACCATCGCACTCATTCTTGCCGACACTCCGGAGAAGGGCGCGATGATGGCGCTGGACAAGCTGCGCAAGCTGCTGGACGACATTCATCTGCCGGGCCGTGACACGCTGCCGCCGATCAGCGCCGGTATTGCTGAACTGGTTGTCAGGCCACAGTTCGACCCATGCGACATCGTGACCGAGGCGATCAATCGAGTGGAAGCCGCACTCGAGGGTGCTCGCAGCAACGCGGAGAAAAAGGTTTGTGCTCTGGCCTGCGCCTTTGATGTGAGCGCGGTGGCATAA
- the ribH gene encoding 6,7-dimethyl-8-ribityllumazine synthase: MVKAIHIGRSVKTGAEFKSLVKVLESLGLELEPVEAEQNATFKVPLGRIKINRAGARDVPDGTEGTDLLLEVRDPDSIFQLLNKQKLRFLADHQQGNCRLFVVELPGGIKTAIFGKLQEYPPGISGDLDARGVRFGIVVSRFNSFITERLLSGALDALHRTGAREQDIRIVRVPGSFEIPAAARKLAETGGVDAIICLGCLLRGETLHYEVIANEVTRGIGQSAQETGVPHALGVLTCNSLEQAIDRAGLKSGNKGYEAALSAVEMASLTKVVARRSRVEGRRPKGGGNKSVEVMSKRKARSRN; encoded by the coding sequence ATGGTGAAAGCTATCCATATCGGCCGCTCGGTCAAGACCGGAGCGGAGTTCAAATCTTTAGTGAAGGTGCTCGAATCCCTTGGCCTGGAGTTGGAGCCAGTCGAGGCTGAGCAGAATGCGACGTTTAAAGTCCCGCTAGGCCGAATCAAAATAAACCGCGCGGGAGCCAGAGATGTTCCCGACGGGACGGAAGGAACCGACCTGCTACTGGAGGTCAGGGATCCTGATTCGATTTTCCAATTACTCAACAAGCAAAAGCTCAGATTTCTTGCCGACCATCAACAGGGGAACTGCCGGTTGTTTGTAGTGGAGTTGCCGGGCGGAATCAAAACCGCGATTTTTGGTAAGTTGCAGGAGTATCCCCCGGGAATTTCCGGTGATCTGGACGCGCGAGGAGTGCGTTTCGGTATTGTCGTAAGCCGGTTCAACTCCTTTATTACGGAGCGGCTGCTGAGCGGAGCCCTGGACGCCTTGCATCGTACCGGAGCCCGCGAGCAGGACATCAGGATTGTGCGCGTGCCGGGGAGCTTTGAAATTCCAGCGGCGGCGCGCAAGTTAGCGGAAACCGGCGGAGTGGATGCGATCATTTGTCTGGGATGTCTGCTGCGCGGCGAGACCTTGCATTACGAGGTAATCGCCAATGAGGTTACCCGCGGGATTGGACAATCGGCGCAGGAGACGGGAGTGCCGCATGCTTTGGGGGTACTCACCTGCAACAGCCTGGAGCAAGCCATTGACCGTGCTGGCCTGAAGAGTGGTAATAAAGGATATGAAGCGGCGCTCTCCGCCGTGGAGATGGCTTCGTTAACTAAAGTTGTCGCCAGGCGGTCTAGGGTCGAAGGTCGGCGGCCAAAGGGCGGCGGCAATAAATCAGTCGAGGTCATGTCGAAGAGAAAGGCGCGCTCGCGAAACTGA
- a CDS encoding 3-hydroxyacyl-CoA dehydrogenase family protein, with protein sequence MEIRKVGVLGCGLMGSGIAQVCATAGFDVTVLEVEQKLLDKGFSGIEKSLAKLAEKGTLKEAPEKVRARLKGTTRREDLAACDLVIEAIIENVDEKRKMYASLDPIVKKDAIFASNTSSISITQLMTATNRPERFVGLHFFNPVPLMKLVEVVRTIATVDDVYESVYEFSKKLGKVPVRTSDKTGFIVNRLLVPYMLDAIRAFEEGVGSVPDIDNAMKLGCGYPMGPFTLLDFVGLDTTYYITHIMYDEFKEKRFASPPLLKRLVMAGWYGRKSGKGFYDYSDPNNPVPVKL encoded by the coding sequence ATGGAAATCAGGAAGGTCGGCGTTCTCGGTTGTGGGCTGATGGGTTCGGGCATCGCGCAGGTGTGCGCAACCGCAGGTTTCGACGTGACCGTGCTCGAGGTCGAGCAGAAGCTGCTGGACAAGGGATTTTCAGGAATTGAAAAGTCTCTGGCCAAGCTCGCCGAGAAGGGCACGCTGAAAGAAGCGCCTGAGAAGGTCCGGGCGCGGCTGAAGGGAACAACTCGCAGAGAAGATCTCGCCGCCTGCGATCTTGTTATTGAAGCCATCATCGAGAATGTGGACGAGAAGCGGAAGATGTATGCTTCGCTCGATCCCATCGTGAAGAAAGACGCCATTTTCGCCAGCAACACTTCTTCTATCTCTATTACGCAGCTCATGACCGCAACCAACCGCCCGGAGCGCTTCGTCGGGCTGCACTTTTTTAATCCAGTGCCGTTGATGAAGCTGGTGGAGGTGGTTCGCACCATCGCCACTGTCGACGATGTTTACGAAAGCGTTTACGAGTTCAGCAAGAAATTGGGCAAGGTGCCGGTGCGCACCAGCGACAAGACAGGGTTTATTGTGAATCGGCTGCTGGTGCCGTACATGTTGGATGCGATCCGTGCTTTTGAGGAGGGCGTGGGCTCGGTGCCGGACATTGACAATGCCATGAAGCTGGGCTGCGGTTATCCTATGGGCCCGTTCACGTTGCTGGATTTTGTGGGGCTCGATACTACCTACTACATCACGCACATTATGTATGACGAGTTTAAGGAGAAGCGCTTCGCCTCTCCGCCGCTGCTCAAGCGTCTGGTAATGGCCGGTTGGTACGGCCGCAAGAGCGGCAAAGGTTTCTACGATTACAGCGATCCAAATAATCCAGTGCCGGTAAAACTTTAG